TAACTCTTCTTGCGAATACTGTTTATCATCCCCTTCGCCAATTGTTTATATCATAGACCCGAAGCAAACTTCCTCTGTCAGATGAAATGGTCTTTCATATCAAGAAATCTCCATTTCTTCTATCTGTAAAAGCACTTTCTTGGTAAGAAAATTTTTTTAAACCAATAGCCGCTTGTTTAATTTCAAAGCAAAATTTCTGATCCGTTTGTTTTCAATATAGGTTTTCTCAACAATAAATTTTTTCAGACCTTTCGGCTATTTAGAATTAGTTTTCCAACTCTGACATTCAATTCTGTGAAGTATTTTAAGCTTCTAAAAAATGATCTATCGATTCCAGTCAGGTCTTTTTTATCCTTTAAATCTGGAATCGAAAGCATAGTTTCAATCAATTGGTTTAACTCTTCTTTTTTTTCTTCGGAAATTAAAAATTCTAGAAATGCCTGAAAGCTTTTACCTTGGTCACTTTCATATAAAAAATTTTCTTTTTCAAATATTTGATTTAAAAGATTACCACGATTGGAATCAGATAGGATAGCTTTCTCTCGAATCATTAAATCGATTTCATTAAATTCTGCTCTAGATTTTCTTCATCAATCACAACTCGACCGTTTATTTTAAATTCTTTGTAAAGAAAGCTGATGGGCAATGCAGGATTATCCATTCTGAAAATTTTAAAACTGGCTTTTCTAAATATTGCTTTATATCAAAGTAATTCATTTTAAATCCATAGTGCAGACTATAGATTTAGAGTCAATAAATCATATCGCATATTTAGATTCTTTTTTATCTGGGGTATGCTGAATTGTAACTAGATTGGAGTTTAGTTCTTTATCGAAAACAAGTTGTAGAATTTTAAAAGTGGTATCAGATACGGACTTGCCCTTACTTCTCTTAATAGCATATTTAATTTCTTATCTTGTATAAAACCAGCAGGACTAAAGAGATTGGAAGAGAGATTTGCATTTAATTCTCTTCGATACATGAATGAATTTAGCTTTAAAATTTTTATAATTCTTAAATAATTATCTACTATATTACTTGATTTAAAACAATTAATCTATCCGCCTTTTGTTCTTTAGAATACTGTAAAATGGAATTTGGATTTTCAAAAGTGTGTTGAATATGGTAACTATAAAATCGTTCAGATATTCTATACAATCTATCATACTTAATTTTATATTGGCTTATAAAATTGGCATTTAATACATCTTCATGATATACAGAAGGGTATGCCTATTATTACTGTTCTTTTTAAATTATAGGTAAAAAAATCGAAAGAAGATTCAGATGAAAAATCAATAGTATCCTCTTTCATTTTTTTAATGTATTCATCTAGGCTAATTGGAGTTAGCTTCTTAAAAGAATGAAAATTATTCCAGAGACTTCTGTATTTTCGATAAATATATTATTCATCACTGAATAACCTCTTGATCCAACCCAGTAAAGAAGATGCACTCATAGAATTATCTCTTTTAGGCTGTAAATTCAATGACACTTTTTTAAATCCTTGAGAAGCTTGATTAATATCATCCGCACTTTCAGATTTATCAACTCTCCACTCTGTACCGAGTCCAACACCTTCATAAATATTAATATGTGCCTGAGCAAAATCAACATTTTCAGAATCAATAGTCTTATCTTTAATTGTCCCAGTCATTTCATTATTTCTTTCGGTAAACTTCTCCGTGCTTCTTTGAAATCATAATAATCTTTTGCATTTTTATCGTTTTATTAAATAATTCCATGTGTGTCTCCTTGAATAATAAATGCTAAAAAAATGAGCTACCACTAGTCATTTAATCTCTAAGAATTGAAATGCAAGTTTTATTTTTCCTCTGGAATTCCAATAACGTAAGAAAACCTTAGGAAAAAAGAAAATAAAAGTGTTCTAAAATGAAGCTATAAAGACATAGAAGAAAAAGAGAGAAAGGAATTTTCCTTTATCGTTCAACAAGCCTTGATAGTAAACGAACCCTTAGGATACGGATTTAAAAGGATTTTTAGGAGTAAACATTTTCCAAATAGAACGAGAAAACTTTCCGTTTAAAGGCAAGGGATTTAAAATGTATTAAAAAAGTGAAATGACTTTTAAAATAAAATGATTTGGTTTGTAAATAAGGATAACTTTTAAAAGGAAGGTTTGGAATAAGAAGGATTAGCCGGTCTAAGACATTCTATCTTGTTCCAGTTGAATTAAAAAAAAATAGCTTTGAACTTTTAAGAGAAATCTGAGATTTTACTTTTTACATCATTCAAAATTTAAAAGTAAAAAAAGAGTTTGACTTTATTTATCCACACAGCCTTTTATTAGAGTCAGCGTTATTTTGTAGCGAGTTCTTTGAAGAAAAAGAATTTAGAGAAGTCGAGCTTTGTCCTGTTTGCGAACGTGGCACGGGCACCTAACACATTCAGTTTCTAAACGCAATAGACTTACGAGAGCCGAATTAGGGAAAGCGGCTAAGAAGTATTAACCGGAATAAATCCGAAGAAAAAATCTCAAAAAGTCTATTGCGGTTAGAAGAGCTTCCCGAAACCGCGTTGTAATGAGACTTTATGCGGGACTATGGGGATTCAAAGTGACTAGGGAGGTCGGACTTGTTTTTGGATGAGGCTAATGGATACGAAAGAGCCAATTTTACATACGCTACATAGGAGAATCTTTTTGATCATGGACGCAAGAATATCTTTCCATTCTTCCGGTGTAGACTTCGATTTAAAGAACGATTTAGTTTTAAGAAGTGACTTACATAATTCGAGAGAGTCTTTGCGAGATCGGTTTGCGATGATTCCGTAATGTCTGATTTTAACGAATCCTAATGGAAGGATATGCATAAGAAACCTGCGAATAAACTCTACACATGGTAGAGTCATTGTTTTGAGTTTGTCATTATCCGCATAATCTTTGTATCTGAATGTTACGGTATTGTTTGTGATTTCTAATATTTTCTGGTTACTGATTGCTATCCTGTGTGTATAACGTCCGAGGTATTTAATTACGGAGTCGGGATTTTCAAAAGGTTGTTTTGTATATACGATCCATTTTTTAGAATAGAGGTTTGTTAAAAATCTTTGAAAGTGTGATGGATCATTTAATTCTTCACAACTTTTGGGAATAGTAAGATAACTTCCATGATAGTATTTTTTTAAATGAAATAAAAATAATCTCTGAAATAGTTTTGATAGAACGCGAATAGGAAGAAAGAATTGTTCTCTTGAATCAATCCATTTGTCTTTATCCGCAGAAATTCCGCCTCCTGTGATTAGAACATGAATATGTGGATGATAAGATAAAGTCTGTCCCCAAGTATGTAGAATAGATAAAAAACCAGGAATACAATTTAGATACTTTTTATTCTTACTTACCTTTCTTAACGTATCCGAGACAGTTTTAAATAAAAGAGAATAGAATATTTTTTTGTTATTTAATATGAGTGAGTTTAATTCACTGGGAAGAGTAAATACGACATGAAAATATTTCACAGGTAAAATATTCTTATTCTCTTTAACTAACCATTTCTCTTTTCTCAAAAACTGACATTTGGGACAATGCCGATTTCGACAGGAATTGTAGGAATTCTTTTCGAATCCACAGTGACTACATTTATCGACGTGACCACCGAGCGTCTCTGTTCTGCAATTCCTGATCGCATAATACGCGTCCACCTCGTTTCGAGTTAAGGAATTTCCATAGACAGAAAAGAATTCTTTTTCATTTTTTCGAAAAACTTCAGCTACTTCCAGTATCCTCTTTCTGACCAACATCTCTTCTTGTTGTGATGTTTCCATTTGCCAGACCTCCCGTCTGTAAAGGATTGGTTAAAATATTGTAATCGTATGTATCTAAGGGACTCTTAATATTCATTAAATCGTATCGTCTGACATGTAAATAAATATATGTAGCCTGAGGAGGAAAATGTCCGAGTAGAAGTTGAATATGATGCATATTAACCCCTGCTTCAAGAAGATGTGTTGCAAAAGAGTGTCTTAGAGTATGGACAGAGGCATTCTTTGTTATCCCCGCTTTAAAAGAGCATCCTTAAATGCACGCTGTATTGCACGAACAGAAAAGCTTTTCATCTTGTTTTTATCTCTTGCGTAAAATAGGTAATCGACAGGTTTATATTCTTGTATGTAATCTCGTAACAATTTCAAAGTAGTGGGAGACAATAGCGCATAACGATCTGTTCCACCTTTTCCATCTTTGACAAATATCTGCATTCTGTCTGGGTCTATTTGATTGACCTTTAACTTAGCTGCTTCACTGACTCGAAGTCCTGCTGAATAGATGAGAGTGAGTATAGTCTTGTGCTTTATATTCCAGGTTAAATTCAAAATAGCCTCCACTTCTGATTTACTTAACACAACCGGTTTACTCTTGGGACGTTTGTATTTAGCAATATCTTTCACAACCCATTCTGCATTAATCACATAGATGTAAAAAATCGTATCGCACTATGGACAACATTCAATGTATTAGCGGATAATTGTTTATTAACTCTTAAATGGTAAAGATAATTCTTTACTTCTTCTCGATTTATTTTATCTGGAGATTTTTTGTAATACTTTGCCAGATAATTTACATACGAAACGTAACTCTTTATCGTTTTTTTCGCTCATGGTCTTGAGCTTTAATTCTCGAATCATTTTTCTCTCTCAGCAGGCTCATGGAATTCCTCCAAATTGTATTTGAGCCATGTATCTTATTTTGATTATAAATACAGAAATATATTTTGATAAGGTACATAATCCTAAATTAATTTTCTTTACATTCTTCCGTATCGTGGTTGCATTATATTTATCTCGACAACTACCGCAACGCGGTTTTGTTCAACTGCGAGTATCCACTGCGGAGGTGAACTATGTTCGGATGCTGTTCACCTCCTTGCTCCAAGCCGGCTTAGTTGTATTAGCCACACTTTGTAGTATATTTGTTGAACTTACGCAAGTCCAGTGCCTTCGTCCACCCGCGATGCCCCAAAACTTTTTCTTAGGAAAAAGTTTTAATGGTCACAAAACTTGCACACTTCGATACGCTAATAGGAATTAGCTACTTCCACCCTTTCGCTTATCGCTCACCTACCGCCAAGCGATGACAGGAAGAGCAAGTTTGCGTGCCATCCGTTCGCCCGCTATGCCCCCAAATTTTTTCTGATGGAAAAAATTTGAAGTCACAGGACTTGCTAGTAGTTGGTGGATCGGAGACATTGAAATATAACGAAAAAAGTGCTACCGCATTTTTCCGTTATATTTCAATGTCAGATATGCTTACGATAGGCGGTATTCCAGCCCCTAAACTTGGTTGGAATAGGCACCCGAACGTCCGTGTTTGGGTAGCGAATTTAAGAACAGGAAAAAATGAAAAATGGTAAATATCCAAGAAAGAATAGATTTTTTAAAAAGAATAGAAATTTTTCAAGATTTAGATGAAAAAACATTTTCAAGAATTGCTGATAATTTAATTGAAATCGAATTGAAAGAAGACCAAATTCTTTTTCAAAAAGGAGACAAAGGTGATTCAATTTATATTGTTCACAATGGGGAATTAGAAGCTAAAGATGGGGAGTTCGTTGTTCGAACTTTTAAACAGGGCTTTGTTCTGGGTGAATTTGCCCTATTGACAAATGAATTTAGGTCTGCTTCAATTTTTGCAAAAACAAAGAGCACGCTTCTTAAATTGACAGATAAATTTTTCTTTGAATTTCTT
This portion of the Leptospiraceae bacterium genome encodes:
- a CDS encoding DUF3375 family protein, whose protein sequence is MIREKAILSDSNRGNLLNQIFEKENFLYESDQGKSFQAFLEFLISEEKKEELNQLIETMLSIPDLKDKKDLTGIDRSFFRSLKYFTELNVRVGKLILNSRKV
- a CDS encoding IS91 family transposase — translated: METSQQEEMLVRKRILEVAEVFRKNEKEFFSVYGNSLTRNEVDAYYAIRNCRTETLGGHVDKCSHCGFEKNSYNSCRNRHCPKCQFLRKEKWLVKENKNILPVKYFHVVFTLPSELNSLILNNKKIFYSLLFKTVSDTLRKVSKNKKYLNCIPGFLSILHTWGQTLSYHPHIHVLITGGGISADKDKWIDSREQFFLPIRVLSKLFQRLFLFHLKKYYHGSYLTIPKSCEELNDPSHFQRFLTNLYSKKWIVYTKQPFENPDSVIKYLGRYTHRIAISNQKILEITNNTVTFRYKDYADNDKLKTMTLPCVEFIRRFLMHILPLGFVKIRHYGIIANRSRKDSLELCKSLLKTKSFFKSKSTPEEWKDILASMIKKILLCSVCKIGSFVSISLIQKQVRPP
- a CDS encoding phage integrase N-terminal SAM-like domain-containing protein; protein product: MKSYVSYVNYLAKYYKKSPDKINREEVKNYLYHLRVNKQLSANTLNVVHSAIRFFTSM